The sequence below is a genomic window from Tenacibaculum tangerinum.
CGAAATAATTAAAGATTATACTGATGTTATTGTTAGAAAAAAACGTTTGGCAGACAGACTAAGTATTGAATTGAAAAAAATGGAGAGTTTAAGAGACTCGATAAAAGACTTGAAATCTGATAATTATACACTAATAAGAAAATACCGAAGAAAAATTAGAAGTTTAGAAAGAGAAAACAAAAAGCTTTTTATCAGAGTAGATTCTTTGAATACTGTCAACGAAGCGTTGACACAAGAAAATGTAATCACCAACGAAATACTGCAACAAAAAGACAGCATTAATCAAACCTTAGCAGAAAAAAACAAAGAGCTCAAGGCAAAGGTAGCTGTTGGGGGAATTATTAAAACAAGCCCTGTAAGAGTAGTCGCAATGAAAGAACGAAGTAGTGGTAAACTAACATCTACAAGCAGGTCAAATAGAACGGATGCTTTTAGAATTAATTTTGATTTATTAGAGAACCCAATCACTACTGCAGGTGAAAAACTTGTGTTCATCCAAATTATTGATGAAAATAAAAAGGTAGTAGCTGCCAAAGGAAAAACGAACTTAAAAAACGGACAAAAAATTCAGTACACCGACTCTCTTGAAGTTAACTACAACAACAATCGCCTAAGCCTTGTTTCTTTAGTACTTGTTAACAGAGATGATATTAAAAAAGGAAAATATATTGTAAGTACTTTTGTAGATGGAGTGTACTCTGGAAATACCACTATAAAACTTAAGTAACAACCATTTTAAGGCAACTAATAAGAAAAAAAGTGAAGAGTTTAATTAATTCTTCACTTTTTTCTTTTTTACATACCCATAGTTCAAATCCTTATTTTATTTTTGCAACATGGCAAAACAAGAAGATCAATTTAAAAAGGTATTATCACACGCAAAAGAATACGGTTATGTATTCCAATCATCTGAAATTTATGATGGTTTAAGTGCTGTGTATGATTACGCTCAAAACGGAGCAGAATTAAAGAAAAATATTCGTGATTATTGGTGGAAAGCAATGGTGCAAATGCACGAAAATATTGTGGGTATAGATGCTGCGATATTAATGCATCCTACTACTTGGAAGGCCTCAGGTCACGTTGATGCTTTCAACGACCCTCTCATAGATAATAAAGACTCAAAGAAACGTTACCGAGCTGATGTTTTAGTTGAAGATTACAGAGAAAAAATCAACGAAAAAATTCAAAAAGATATTACCAAAGCCAAAAAACGTTTT
It includes:
- a CDS encoding kinetochore Spc7 family protein, whose product is MNNQKKKNILIIILAILAVFLFFYSFQKSSENQNLQKIFSEEKMELQQDLDEIIKDYTDVIVRKKRLADRLSIELKKMESLRDSIKDLKSDNYTLIRKYRRKIRSLERENKKLFIRVDSLNTVNEALTQENVITNEILQQKDSINQTLAEKNKELKAKVAVGGIIKTSPVRVVAMKERSSGKLTSTSRSNRTDAFRINFDLLENPITTAGEKLVFIQIIDENKKVVAAKGKTNLKNGQKIQYTDSLEVNYNNNRLSLVSLVLVNRDDIKKGKYIVSTFVDGVYSGNTTIKLK